A window of Fragaria vesca subsp. vesca linkage group LG7, FraVesHawaii_1.0, whole genome shotgun sequence contains these coding sequences:
- the LOC101314703 gene encoding uncharacterized protein LOC101314703 → MGSKPAEVFDETCHVSGANHYSVNVSDNSSSFKSRACESLQHTTSETSNLLSVNSSYDSLSENAESRAPLRFSNTSDDLEGVEKLPNIYNNSKVVEVHEDNISCVSKGNDTNAAFSNHNRNAERKNISCSLALVGSVGPEEFGKPPNSVFSDMPPSKDAGTGSGISKERLPATSQKFGSYKGLEVSTKMCPKFESETSDDGQDPKQEALKCSGHGEQDIKSSEMVETAAMQPLQSVNGDDSDESDIVEHDVKVCDICGDAGREEQLATCSRCSDGAEHIYCMRKKLWRVPKGDWFCEECKFAEQTENQKQDIYGNRTKKAILSTQLSNKRRADNTDAAPSSKRQTLETRVGSPKPSSPKRTVALSRESSFKSMDKDKLKSDKSAYQTSTTTNDVSETVRSPTTGPRLQTAKGALLKSNSFNMYSKPKVKPVDNIVPQKQKGSKEHISVDMKERTARMMGKSVSFRSPDSGRSSVPDSKVKMLPSKFNPLQDLKGVKQVKERSTVERKNLSKLERPLVGLTTSSATVSTPKVDQASHLLSSVSSLREHKALPSDGKLSTSSKAISGLTLKGVEAQSSPGGSSPTSGMCSAASEQKSNQIISNNEPSDAEGKSEDVLRSWEMTNQTDKTREGSVCSRPIVAASPKGLFCSICKEIGHTADSCKSGISQDIGTDVSPPTSYREEVPRSSRLKDAIQAALLRKPEIYRKKTVLEQCDELSVSNMESSNEVAPPECVSNMLNNYMCTEGSHDGQAIPGISTSTSDFYKNTLHPANSVVPSRVVDSGSVVPFLGKSTMRNLQRHASMGMSFLTKTTAIPEYEHIWQGSFELQRGGNILDICGGIQAHLSTCASPKVLEVVNKFPHKVPLKEVPRLSVWPTQFHQSGVKEDNIALYFFAKDLESYERNYKILIDAMIKNDLALKGKFGGVELLILPSNQLPEKSQRWNMLYFLWGVFRETRVHYIDSTRKVDLPDVSLDNDIPTVMTVAKNLHVPEHIGVGDGLSDAASASKSPESLVLMVSKDLDSKYMYPEEMCRGSKENSVLQDSRGDCEYTAYNADLSGGVTCTTPSLQEVCIRESRLDTARHIGKDIIADRENMIGVSGGDKEEVILEKVNHRDEFKQVRELKRDDGSKETETTLVTDLTTRVNSCQSNSRHPLIDLSETAASSATNQEMPWNVVNTIQRDGQSESKKPKLDSSELHGFSTSKSVTSTSAEEKSCTEECDEKVIPEDLGTTERHFFPVESRNIQEFRMDNSLPWKNFSSGKEDKSDGFPSLELALRAETKSPSKGNLPFFVGLGDERDNQDRHLEKTAGEKEDDISASLSLSLSFPFPDEEQPVKPVTKSEQLVPERHHVNTSLLLFGPFPEK, encoded by the exons ATGGGGTCAAAGCCTGCTGAAGTATTTGATGAAACCTGTCATGTTAGTGGTGCAAATCATTATTCTGTCAATGTGAGTGATAATTCGTCTTCTTTTAAGAGCAGGGCATGTGAAAGTTTACAGCATACCACCAGTGAGACAAGTAATCTACTTAGTGTCAATTCGAGTTATGATTCTTTGTCTGAAAATGCTGAAAGCAGAGCACCCCTAAGGTTTTCTAATACTTCTGATGATTTAGAAGGTGTTGAGAAACTTCCTAATATATACAACAATTCTAAAGTTGTTGAAGTTCATGAAGATAACATATCATGTGTAAGTAAAGGGAATGATACAAATGCAGCATTCAGTAATCATAACAGGAATGCAGAGAGGAAGAATATTTCTTGTAGTTTAGCTTTAGTTGGTAGTGTAGGCCCTGAAGAATTTGGAAAGCCACCTAATTCAGTTTTCTCAGATATGCCGCCTTCAAAAGATGCAGGCACTGGAAGTGGCATATCTAAG GAGAGGCTACCAGCTACTAGCCAGAAATTTGGATCTTATAAAGGTTTGGAGGTCTCTACAAAAATGTGTCCAAAGTTTGAATCAGAGACCAGTGATGATGGCCAAGACCCAAAACAGGAAGCTTTGAAATGTTCAGGTCATGGTGAACAGGATATTAAATCTAGCGAGATGGTTGAAACAGCTGCTATGCAGCCTTTGCAATCAGTCAATGGTGATGACAGTGACGAATCAGACATTGTGGAGCATGAT GTAAAGGTATGTGATATTTGTGGGGACGCCGGTCGTGAAGAACAGCTTGCCACGTGTAGTAGGTGTAGCGATGGTGCAGAACACAT CTATTGCATGCGAAAAAAGCTTTGGAGAGTTCCTAAAGGTGATTGGTTTTGTGAGGAATGCAAGTTTGCTGAGCAAACTGAAAACCAAAAGCAAG ATATATATGGAAACAGAACGAAGAAAGCCATCTTGAGCACACAGCTCTCTAATAAGAGACGTGCAGACAATACAGATGCGGCTCCTTCTTCGAAGAGGCAGACTCTTGAAACTCGGGTGGGATCACCAAAGCCATCCAGCCCTAAGAGAACAGTTGCATTATCACGTGAGTCTTCATTCAAGAGTATGGATAAGGATAAGTTGAAGTCTGATAAGTCTGCTTATCAGACTTCTACCACCACTAATGATGTATCAGAAACTGTACGCTCTCCAACAACCGGTCCTCGGCTTCAAACAGCCAAGG GTGCATTATTAAAGTCAAATTCTTTCAACATGTATTCCAAACCAAAGGTTAAGCCTGTAGACAACATTGTTCCTCAGAAGCAGAAGGGGTCTAAAGAGCACATTTCTGTTGATATGAAGGAGAGGACAGCCAGAATGATGGGCAAATCTGTGTCATTTAGATCTCCTGACTCGGGGCGGTCTAGTGTGCCCGATTCAAAAGTTAAAATGCTGCCGTCAAAATTTAACCCTCTTCAAGATCTAAAGGGAGTGAAACAAGTAAAAGAGAGGAGCACAGTTGAAAGAAAAAATTTGTCTAAACTAGAACGTCCTCTAGTTGGTTTGACCACATCCAGTGCTACTGTTTCAACACCTAAGGTCGACCAAGCATCCCATTTGCTTTCATCTGTGAGCAGCCTTCGAGAGCATAAGGCTTTACCATCTGATGGAAAATTAAGTACTTCATCAAAAGCAATAAGTGGTCTAACTCTTAAAGGTGTTGAAGCTCAAAGTTCTCCAG GTGGATCTTCTCCTACTAGTGGAATGTGTAGTGCTGCTTCTGAACAAAAGTCAAACCAAATTATCTCTAACAATGAACCTTCTGATGCTGAAGGGAAATCAGAAGATGTTCTTCGATCATGGGAAATGACAAATCAAACTGATAAAACAAGGGAGGGTTCTGTTTGCAGTAGGCCGATTGTTGCTGCCAGTCCAAAAGGTCTTTTCTGTTCAATTTGTAAGGAGATTGGTCATACTGCTGATTCATGCAAAAGCGGAATTTCACAGGATATTGGTACTGATGTTTCTCCTCCAACAAGCTACAGAGAGGAGGTGCCGAGAAGTAGTAGGTTGAAAGATGCAATTCAAGCTGCTTTGCTTCGAAAGCCTGAAATATACAGAAAGAAAACAGTACTAGAACAATGTGATGAGTTGTCCGTTTCCAACATGGAATCAAGTAATGAAGTAGCTCCTCCAGAGTGTGTATCAAACATGTTGAATAATTACATGTGTACTGAAGGATCGCATGATGGACAAGCGATTCCTGGGATTTCTACCTCTACTTCTGATTTTTACAAGAATACATTACACCCCGCTAATTCTGTGGTTCCTTCCAGGGTGGTAGACTCTGGTTCTGTTGTTCCTTTTCTTGGGAAGTCTACAATGAGAAATTTGCAGAGACATGCTTCAATGGGGATGTCGTTTCTTACGAAGACAACAGCCATTCCAGAATATGAACACATCTGGCA GGGGAGCTTTGAACTGCAAAGAGGTGGAAATATTCTGGATATATGTGGTGGTATTCAAGCTCATTTATCGACTTGTGCATCACCAAAAGTACTTGAAGTAGTGAACAAATTTCCGCACAAAGTTCCTTTGAAGGAAGTACCTCGTTTAAGTGTATGGCCAACGCAATTTCATCAAAGTGGTGTTAAAGAAGATAATATAGCACTCTATTTCTTTGCCAAAGATCTTGAGAG TTACGAAAGGAACTACAAGATCCTTATAGATGCAATGATCAAGAATGATTTAGCCCTCAAAGGAAAGTTTGGTGGCGTTGAACTTCTGATACTCCCATCAAATCAGCTTCCTGAGAAATCACAAC GTTGGAATATGCTTTATTTCTTATGGGGTGTGTTCAGGGAGACAAGGGTGCATTACATAGACTCTACTAGAAAAGTGGATCTTCCTGATGTCTCATTGGACAATGACATTCCCACTGTCATGACTGTGGCCAAGAACCTGCATGTTCCCGAGCATATAGGTGTAGGTGATGGGTTGTCTGATGCAGCCTCTGCATCCAAGTCCCCAGAATCTCTGGTTTTGATGGTTAGCAAGGATCTTGATAGCAAATATATGTACCCCGAAGAGATGTGTCGCGGTTCAAAAGAGAACTCGGTGCTACAGGATAGCAGGGGTGACTGCGAATACACAGCATACAATGCAGATTTGTCTGGTGGAGTTACATGCACCACTCCTTCCCTG CAAGAAGTTTGCATTCGAGAGAGCAGACTAGACACTGCAAGGCATATTGGGAAGGACATAATTGCAGATAGAGAAAACATGATTGGTGTCTCAGGAGGTGACAAGGAGGAGGTGATTCTGGAAAAAGTGAATCACAGGGATGAATTTAAACAAGTGAGGGAACTGAAGAGAGATGATGGATCCAAAGAAACGGAAACAACTTTAGTGACAGACTTGACAACAAGAGTCAACTCTTGTCAGTCTAATTCTAGACATCCACTTATAGATCTGTCAGAGACAGCAGCTTCTTCCGCTACAAATCAAGAAATGCCGTGGAATGTGGTGAATACTATTCAAAGAGATGGACAGAGTGAGAGTAAGAAACCAAAACTAGATTCTAGTGAATTACATGGTTTTAGTACTTCAAAGTCTGTCACTTCTACTTCAGCTGAAGAGAAGAGCTGTACTGAAGAATGTGATGAAAAAGTTATTCCAGAGGACCTGGGAACTACTGAAAGGCATTTTTTTCCTGTGGAATCAAGGAATATCCAGGAATTTCGGATGGATAACTCTCTGCCTTGGAAAAATTTCTCATCAGGGAAAGAGGATAAGTCAGATGGGTTTCCGAGTCTTGAGCTTGCTCTCAGGGCGGAAACAAAATCACCAAGTAAAGGGAATCTGCCATTCTTTGTTGGGTTAGGTGATGAGAGAGATAACCAGGACAGGCATTTAGAAAAAACAGCAGGTGAGAAAGAAGATGATATCTCTGCTTCACTTTCACTCTCTCTTTCTTTCCCCTTCCCAGACGAGGAACAACCTGTGAAACCTGTTACAAAATCTGAGCAACTTGTGCCTGAAAGGCACCATGTGAATACATCGCTGCTTCTGTTTGGGCCCTTCCCAGAAAAATAG